A genomic window from Nocardioides sp. BP30 includes:
- a CDS encoding biliverdin-producing heme oxygenase encodes MSVAQIDPSAVLSAAMRDGSRAEHEAAEGSSFMAELLAGRVNATGYAEYLRRLRPVYAAMESLARDQREDPIVAAVHDPALDRLAALDADLDHWAPGEPRETDSPAAQAYRARVQASGSWGGLLVAHHYTRYLGDLSGGQAIGRILDRSFDLDGRGIAFYDFPAIPKPKPYKDAYRARLDALALAAEEVDRVVAEVKVAFALNQELFAELGEGLGAYRR; translated from the coding sequence ATGTCCGTCGCACAGATCGACCCCTCCGCCGTGCTCTCCGCCGCCATGCGCGACGGATCCCGCGCCGAGCACGAGGCGGCCGAGGGCTCGAGCTTCATGGCGGAGCTCCTGGCCGGTCGCGTCAACGCCACCGGCTACGCGGAGTACCTGCGTCGCCTGCGACCGGTCTACGCGGCGATGGAGTCGCTGGCCCGCGACCAGCGCGAGGACCCGATCGTCGCGGCGGTCCACGACCCGGCGCTGGATCGACTGGCGGCCCTCGACGCCGACCTGGACCACTGGGCACCGGGCGAGCCGCGGGAGACCGACTCCCCCGCGGCGCAGGCCTATCGCGCACGGGTGCAGGCCTCCGGCTCCTGGGGCGGGCTGCTGGTCGCGCACCACTACACGCGCTACCTCGGTGATCTCTCCGGGGGACAGGCCATCGGCCGCATCCTCGACCGCTCCTTCGACCTCGACGGGCGGGGCATCGCGTTCTACGACTTCCCCGCCATCCCCAAGCCCAAGCCGTACAAGGACGCCTACCGCGCGCGCCTGGACGCGCTGGCTCTCGCCGCGGAGGAGGTCGACCGCGTCGTCGCCGAGGTGAAGGTCGCCTTCGCCCTCAACCAGGAGCTCTTCGCCGAGCTCGGCGAGGGGCTCGGGGCCTACCGGCGCTGA